From Mannheimia pernigra, one genomic window encodes:
- a CDS encoding GDP-L-fucose synthase, whose translation MKKLTIIGLGWLGLPLAEQMKKEGWHVVGSKRVVSDMLIECYPLDLNNLIIGNDLEPLLATEAMLIALPPSKIAPENYLSGIQKLVSVAIENGLKHILFTSSTSVLPMESGIFDENSEIALSSLLARVEKWLLSLPIHCDILRLAGLVGKTRHPVFYLAGKQNLSGAEQPVNLVHLDDCIAAISLLLAKPNGKRLFHLCAEQHPTRQAYYSEMAKRFDLGDLQFSQENRPLVRIVKAEKICAELGFVYRYPNPYDFKLDIE comes from the coding sequence ATGAAAAAACTGACAATTATTGGTTTAGGCTGGCTTGGGTTGCCATTAGCAGAACAGATGAAAAAAGAGGGCTGGCACGTGGTTGGCTCGAAAAGAGTCGTGTCTGATATGCTAATTGAATGTTATCCGCTTGATTTGAATAATCTGATCATTGGTAATGACCTTGAGCCTTTGTTAGCGACTGAGGCTATGTTAATTGCGTTACCTCCTTCAAAAATAGCACCTGAAAATTATCTTTCAGGGATTCAAAAATTAGTTTCGGTTGCAATAGAAAATGGTTTAAAGCATATCCTTTTTACCAGCTCAACCTCTGTGTTGCCAATGGAGTCGGGCATTTTTGATGAAAACTCAGAAATTGCTCTAAGTTCTCTTTTAGCTAGAGTGGAAAAGTGGTTGCTCAGTTTGCCGATTCATTGCGATATTTTGAGGCTAGCAGGGCTTGTTGGTAAGACGCGACATCCTGTTTTTTATTTAGCGGGCAAACAAAATTTAAGTGGTGCGGAACAGCCAGTGAATTTAGTGCATTTGGACGATTGCATTGCGGCTATTTCTTTGCTTTTGGCAAAGCCAAATGGTAAACGTCTTTTTCATCTGTGTGCTGAGCAGCATCCAACTCGTCAGGCGTATTATAGCGAAATGGCGAAGCGTTTTGATTTGGGTGATTTGCAATTTTCTCAAGAAAATCGACCGCTTGTAAGAATTGTTAAGGCAGAAAAGATTTGTGCGGAGTTAGGGTTTGTTTATCGTTATCCGAATCCTTACGATTTTAAGCTGGATATTGAGTAA